In Hyphomicrobiaceae bacterium, the following are encoded in one genomic region:
- a CDS encoding formylmethanofuran dehydrogenase subunit C, whose protein sequence is MSGLTLRLKAGAGERLDLTGITPDKLAGLSSAEIGALPVGSDKERITLGQAFDISGTAGDTLTISGSGAALDFVGAGMASGTLRVTGNVDAYAGRKMSGGRLEIAGNAGNYLAAAMTGGIIHVSGNVADSLGAVLPGERFGMAGGAVVVSGNVGARAGDKMRRGTIIVKGTTGAQTGTRMVGGTIWAEGGLGPDPGLMMRRGTLIAPKVERLLPTFVDCGRHDLVITRIISRYLKAELGDLAPPPLPHFVRKIGGDMSIIGRGEILLPA, encoded by the coding sequence ATGAGCGGCCTTACACTTCGTCTCAAAGCTGGCGCAGGCGAGCGGCTCGACCTCACCGGTATCACGCCCGACAAGCTGGCTGGCCTGTCGAGCGCGGAGATTGGGGCCCTGCCCGTCGGCTCGGACAAGGAGCGCATCACGCTTGGACAAGCTTTCGATATCTCCGGCACGGCTGGCGACACGCTCACGATCTCCGGCTCGGGTGCGGCACTGGACTTCGTTGGCGCTGGAATGGCCAGCGGCACGTTGCGTGTGACGGGCAATGTCGATGCCTATGCCGGACGTAAGATGTCTGGCGGCAGGCTTGAGATTGCAGGCAACGCGGGCAACTATCTTGCGGCGGCGATGACGGGCGGCATCATTCACGTTTCAGGCAATGTCGCCGACAGCCTGGGCGCAGTGCTTCCGGGCGAGCGCTTCGGAATGGCGGGTGGCGCCGTTGTCGTCTCGGGTAATGTCGGCGCGCGGGCTGGCGACAAGATGCGCCGCGGCACCATAATCGTAAAGGGCACCACCGGTGCACAGACTGGCACGCGCATGGTCGGCGGCACCATTTGGGCGGAAGGCGGCCTCGGACCCGACCCAGGATTAATGATGCGACGCGGAACGCTGATTGCTCCCAAGGTCGAGCGTCTCTTGCCAACGTTCGTTGATTGCGGCCGCCATGACCTTGTGATTACGCGGATAATCTCACGCTATCTCAAAGCCGAGCTGGGCGATCTCGCTCCCCCGCCATTGCCGCACTTCGTGCGCAAGATCGGTGGCGACATGTCCATTATCGGTCGTGGCGAAATCCTGTTGCCCGCGTAA
- the fhcD gene encoding formylmethanofuran--tetrahydromethanopterin N-formyltransferase, which translates to MSQTPGKTINGVLIDDTFAEAFGMSATGMIITADTLKWAKIAADTATGFGTSVIGCGAECGTDRVLSPDETPDGRPGVRVLMFGFSPDALIPQVKNRIGQCVLTSPGSACFNGVVAEQKIGLGQGPRFFGDGFQTAKKLGGSRYWRVPVMDGEFVIEETCSVTTEAVGGGNLLIIGNDRPGLLETAEAAVSAIAKVDDVITPFPGGIVRSGSKVGTKYKGMFASTNDAFCPTLRGTVKSELGPEAIAVLEIVIDGLTSKAVADAMRAGLAAVTEVGAAKGVTRVSAGNYGGKLGQHHYHLKDLI; encoded by the coding sequence ATGAGCCAGACTCCAGGCAAAACCATCAACGGCGTTCTGATCGACGACACTTTCGCGGAAGCCTTTGGCATGTCGGCAACCGGCATGATCATCACTGCGGATACGTTGAAATGGGCGAAGATCGCTGCCGACACAGCAACGGGGTTTGGTACTTCGGTCATCGGCTGCGGAGCGGAATGCGGCACAGACCGCGTGCTGTCCCCCGATGAGACCCCTGACGGCCGTCCCGGCGTGCGCGTCCTCATGTTCGGCTTCTCGCCGGACGCGCTCATTCCGCAGGTCAAGAACCGTATCGGTCAGTGCGTGCTGACAAGCCCCGGTTCGGCCTGCTTCAACGGCGTTGTCGCAGAGCAGAAGATCGGTCTTGGCCAAGGCCCCCGCTTCTTCGGCGACGGCTTTCAGACCGCCAAGAAGCTTGGCGGCTCGCGCTACTGGCGCGTGCCCGTGATGGACGGCGAATTCGTCATCGAGGAAACGTGCAGCGTCACCACCGAAGCCGTCGGCGGCGGCAACCTTCTCATCATCGGTAATGACCGCCCCGGTCTGCTTGAAACCGCGGAAGCGGCAGTTTCAGCAATCGCCAAGGTTGATGATGTCATCACGCCGTTTCCCGGCGGCATCGTTCGTTCCGGCTCGAAGGTCGGCACCAAATACAAGGGCATGTTCGCCTCGACCAACGACGCCTTCTGCCCCACGCTGCGTGGAACGGTTAAGAGCGAACTCGGCCCCGAGGCCATTGCCGTGCTCGAAATCGTTATCGACGGTCTTACCTCGAAAGCGGTCGCGGATGCGATGCGCGCCGGTTTGGCAGCCGTGACCGAGGTTGGCGCGGCCAAAGGTGTGACGCGCGTGTCGGCGGGCAACTACGGTGGCAAGCTCGGCCAGCACCATTACCATCTGAAGGATCTGATCTGA
- a CDS encoding formylmethanofuran dehydrogenase subunit A, producing MLIKLTGGKVYDPINGVDGEIRDIFIRDGRIVQPSPSDKVDQEYPLHGRVVMAGGIDPHSHIGGGKVTIARMLMPEDHMGHEVARTELTRAGCGHAIPSTLTAGYRYAEMGYTAAFEPAMLPANARQAHMEMADTPLIDKGAFVMLGSDDFFLRQLSGKQDFSAIKDYIAWTMHASQAIAVKVVNPGGISAFKFNQRKLDLDEKHVHYGVTPRDIILNLARGLKELGVTHPLHIHGCNLGVPGGVETTLATIRGAEGLPIHLTHIQFHSYDTEGDMKFSSGAVRVAELVNQNKNVSIDIGQVMFGQTCTASGDSMRQFVNTRSADPKKWVVMDIECDAGCGVVPFKYRDKSFVNALQWAIGLELFLLVDDPWRIFLTTDHPNGGPFYWYPHMIRLLMDKAFRNDMMQKINQDALKYSSLPSLDREYTMYEIAIMTRAGPARSLGLKDRGHLGAGACADITVYEDNPDYEAMFEKPEYVFKNGELIVRNGKIVKVVNGATHVARPTYDNAIEKQIRQYFENFHTMRMENFRLSDDEIVNGGRGSIIVQPTGTRTS from the coding sequence ATGCTCATCAAGCTTACAGGCGGCAAAGTCTACGACCCGATCAACGGCGTCGATGGCGAGATCCGCGACATCTTCATTCGAGACGGCCGCATTGTTCAGCCGTCCCCCTCCGATAAGGTCGATCAGGAATATCCGCTGCATGGCCGCGTCGTCATGGCGGGCGGTATCGATCCGCATTCGCATATCGGCGGCGGCAAGGTGACGATCGCACGTATGCTCATGCCGGAAGATCACATGGGCCACGAAGTTGCGCGCACGGAACTGACGCGCGCGGGCTGCGGTCATGCGATCCCGTCGACGCTCACAGCCGGGTATCGCTACGCCGAGATGGGCTATACGGCGGCGTTCGAGCCCGCCATGCTGCCGGCGAACGCGCGCCAGGCCCACATGGAAATGGCCGACACGCCCCTTATCGACAAGGGCGCATTCGTCATGCTCGGGTCGGATGACTTCTTTCTGCGCCAGCTTTCCGGAAAGCAGGACTTCTCAGCCATCAAGGACTACATAGCCTGGACGATGCACGCGTCGCAGGCGATAGCAGTAAAGGTCGTAAACCCCGGCGGTATCTCCGCCTTCAAGTTCAATCAGCGCAAGCTCGACCTTGACGAAAAGCACGTCCATTACGGCGTCACCCCTCGCGACATAATTTTGAATCTCGCTCGCGGTCTTAAGGAGCTCGGCGTTACCCATCCGCTTCATATTCACGGCTGCAATCTGGGTGTGCCGGGTGGCGTCGAGACGACGCTGGCCACTATTCGTGGCGCTGAAGGACTGCCGATCCATCTGACCCACATCCAGTTCCACAGCTACGACACCGAAGGCGACATGAAGTTCTCTTCGGGCGCGGTACGCGTGGCCGAGCTGGTAAACCAGAACAAGAACGTTTCCATCGACATCGGTCAGGTCATGTTCGGGCAGACCTGCACGGCGTCCGGCGACAGTATGCGCCAGTTCGTCAACACGCGCTCAGCCGACCCCAAGAAATGGGTCGTGATGGATATCGAGTGCGACGCCGGCTGCGGTGTCGTGCCGTTCAAGTATCGCGACAAGAGCTTCGTCAATGCGCTGCAGTGGGCGATCGGTCTGGAACTCTTCCTGCTCGTCGACGACCCGTGGCGCATTTTCCTGACCACAGACCATCCCAACGGCGGTCCTTTCTACTGGTATCCGCACATGATCCGTCTGCTCATGGACAAAGCGTTTCGCAACGACATGATGCAGAAGATCAATCAGGACGCACTCAAGTATTCGTCGCTGCCTTCTCTCGATCGCGAATACACCATGTACGAAATCGCGATCATGACGCGCGCGGGTCCGGCGCGGAGTTTGGGTCTGAAGGACCGCGGGCATCTCGGCGCCGGCGCTTGCGCCGACATCACCGTCTACGAAGACAATCCCGATTACGAAGCCATGTTCGAAAAGCCTGAATATGTCTTCAAGAATGGCGAATTGATCGTGCGCAACGGCAAGATCGTGAAGGTCGTGAACGGCGCCACTCACGTCGCGCGGCCTACTTACGACAACGCGATCGAGAAGCAGATCAGACAGTATTTCGAGAACTTTCATACAATGCGCATGGAGAACTTCCGCCTCTCCGACGATGAGATCGTCAACGGCGGCCGCGGTTCGATCATCGTGCAACCGACGGGGACGCGCACGTCATGA
- a CDS encoding formylmethanofuran dehydrogenase, with protein sequence MPASQASGNTDARGQYDNVACPFCGILCDDLSIARNGSSLKVTANGCPKAIAGFERDVSNAKPQIGGKDATLAQAISEAANLLKASRQPILGGLGTDVDGMRAVLELAERTGAVVDHALSEAQYRNFRVLQSTGWVMSTLTEARNRADLFVIVGSDLHAMHPRLFERVINAERSMFSDNPPKRTIVFLGEGLDTSAAQGSRIGDIISLPAKPERIAEILVAMRAMAKGVAVSGDTIGGLPRAAVEDLLERCKKSSYGIMAWAPPAFDFANADLTVQAISEFIKDINQHSRFAGLSLAGNEGAISAGAVCAWQSGYPLRVSFATGKPIYDIERFSMSRMLAAKESDLLVWIAGFTPDLSPPDTDVPTVVLGTPGLKLSRTPKVFIPIGTPGADHSGLLIRCDNVVALPLQKLGRADLPSASSVLAHIQAAL encoded by the coding sequence ATGCCAGCTTCACAGGCATCGGGCAACACCGATGCCCGTGGGCAGTATGACAATGTGGCGTGCCCTTTTTGCGGCATCCTTTGCGATGACCTCAGCATCGCGCGGAACGGGTCTTCTCTAAAAGTGACCGCGAACGGCTGCCCCAAGGCGATCGCAGGCTTTGAGCGCGACGTGTCCAATGCCAAGCCGCAGATAGGCGGCAAAGACGCCACGCTCGCGCAGGCCATCAGCGAGGCCGCCAATCTGCTAAAGGCCTCGCGGCAGCCGATCCTGGGTGGGCTAGGCACAGACGTCGATGGCATGCGCGCCGTGTTGGAGTTGGCGGAGCGCACCGGCGCTGTCGTCGATCACGCGCTTTCCGAAGCCCAGTACCGCAATTTCCGCGTTCTGCAGTCCACCGGCTGGGTGATGTCGACGCTGACAGAAGCGCGCAACCGCGCCGATCTGTTCGTGATTGTAGGTTCCGATCTGCACGCGATGCATCCACGCTTGTTCGAACGGGTCATCAATGCCGAGAGATCCATGTTCTCGGACAACCCGCCCAAGCGCACCATCGTTTTCCTCGGTGAGGGACTGGACACCTCGGCTGCGCAGGGTTCGCGCATCGGCGACATCATTTCGCTTCCCGCCAAACCAGAGCGCATTGCAGAGATCCTCGTTGCCATGCGCGCGATGGCCAAGGGCGTGGCGGTGTCAGGCGACACCATCGGAGGGCTGCCACGCGCCGCCGTCGAAGACTTGCTGGAACGCTGCAAAAAGTCATCCTACGGAATTATGGCCTGGGCGCCTCCGGCCTTCGATTTCGCCAATGCCGACCTCACCGTCCAAGCCATCTCGGAGTTCATCAAGGACATCAATCAGCATTCGCGTTTCGCGGGCTTATCACTTGCGGGCAACGAAGGCGCGATCTCCGCGGGCGCCGTGTGCGCCTGGCAGTCGGGCTATCCGTTGCGGGTATCGTTCGCCACCGGCAAGCCAATTTACGATATAGAGCGTTTCTCGATGTCCCGAATGCTCGCCGCCAAGGAGAGCGATCTTCTGGTTTGGATTGCAGGCTTCACGCCCGATCTGAGCCCACCCGACACGGACGTGCCGACGGTCGTGCTCGGCACGCCGGGCCTCAAGCTCTCGCGTACGCCCAAGGTCTTCATTCCCATCGGCACGCCGGGCGCCGATCACAGCGGTCTACTCATTCGTTGCGATAACGTTGTGGCGCTGCCGCTTCAGAAGCTCGGCCGCGCCGACCTGCCAAGCGCAAGCAGCGTACTGGCGCACATCCAAGCCGCCCTCTAA
- a CDS encoding SRPBCC family protein, which produces MLRYLALLIAFAGLLPASAFAHGPSRQKVKEEVEINAPAAKVWAVVGNFQDMGWTGVFSKTEGTGGNDVGATRVLTLPNGTIDEKLNKYNAEGMMYSYEITKVDVKVVPISNYSSSITVSADGDKSKVEWKGAFYRGYPLNDPPPELSDEAAVKAVEGLYKTALENLKKKLEAGG; this is translated from the coding sequence ATGCTGAGATATCTGGCCCTATTGATCGCTTTTGCCGGACTGCTTCCGGCGAGCGCATTCGCTCATGGGCCCTCGCGTCAGAAGGTTAAGGAAGAGGTCGAAATCAATGCGCCCGCCGCCAAGGTCTGGGCCGTGGTCGGCAACTTCCAGGATATGGGCTGGACCGGAGTGTTCAGCAAAACGGAAGGCACCGGAGGTAATGACGTCGGCGCGACCCGCGTGTTGACGCTTCCGAACGGCACGATTGATGAAAAACTCAACAAATACAATGCTGAAGGCATGATGTACTCGTATGAGATTACGAAGGTCGACGTGAAGGTCGTTCCGATCTCGAATTACTCTTCCTCGATTACCGTGTCGGCCGACGGCGACAAGTCCAAGGTGGAGTGGAAGGGCGCCTTCTACCGTGGCTATCCGCTGAACGACCCGCCGCCAGAGTTGAGTGACGAGGCGGCCGTCAAGGCTGTTGAGGGCCTCTACAAGACGGCGCTCGAAAATCTCAAGAAGAAGCTTGAGGCTGGCGGCTGA
- a CDS encoding YncE family protein → MPGIWQTHAFALALALAGAGAAHAQEALITNQPADSLSVVDLGQMKSIAEIALSGKPAGIALSPDRKLAYVTAPDGKALIEIDAVTRKITRQLEVGGGPLGIAAHPSRAEVYVADWYTHKILIVDAAKMAVVGDVRVGQSPSGLAVTPDGALLLSADRDSDQVSIVDLNARKVLATIKVGTRPFGITISDDGTRAYTANVGSDDVTVIDIAARKALGNVKVGRRPYAVALSKDKGFVTDQYGGSVSVFDTKTLAIVKTIDACDHPEGIEESQPDGTVYVACWGDNELLRIDPVELKITGKAEVGDGPRAFGKFLR, encoded by the coding sequence ATGCCGGGCATCTGGCAGACACACGCGTTCGCGCTCGCTCTGGCATTGGCCGGTGCGGGCGCGGCCCATGCACAGGAAGCTCTCATCACCAATCAACCGGCCGATAGCCTGTCGGTGGTCGATCTCGGACAGATGAAGTCGATCGCGGAAATCGCGCTATCGGGCAAGCCGGCGGGCATCGCTCTTTCGCCAGATCGTAAGCTTGCGTATGTGACGGCACCGGACGGCAAGGCGCTGATAGAGATCGATGCGGTCACTCGCAAGATCACACGGCAACTCGAAGTCGGTGGCGGCCCGCTTGGTATCGCGGCGCATCCCTCGCGGGCCGAGGTGTACGTCGCCGACTGGTACACGCACAAAATTTTGATCGTCGATGCGGCCAAAATGGCGGTCGTCGGTGACGTCAGGGTCGGTCAGTCCCCGTCTGGTCTTGCGGTGACGCCCGACGGCGCATTGTTGTTGTCGGCAGATCGCGACAGCGACCAGGTTTCGATCGTAGATCTCAATGCACGTAAGGTTCTAGCGACCATCAAGGTCGGCACCCGGCCTTTCGGCATTACGATTTCCGATGACGGAACCCGCGCCTACACAGCCAACGTCGGCAGCGATGATGTCACCGTCATAGACATTGCCGCGCGCAAGGCTCTCGGCAATGTCAAGGTTGGCCGCAGACCTTATGCGGTGGCGTTGTCGAAGGACAAAGGCTTCGTGACCGACCAGTACGGCGGCTCGGTCAGTGTGTTCGACACCAAAACGCTTGCGATTGTGAAGACGATTGATGCCTGCGACCATCCTGAAGGCATCGAGGAAAGTCAGCCCGACGGCACGGTATATGTAGCCTGTTGGGGCGATAACGAGCTTTTGAGGATCGATCCCGTCGAGCTGAAGATTACGGGCAAAGCCGAGGTGGGCGATGGTCCGCGAGCCTTCGGCAAGTTCCTACGTTAA
- a CDS encoding quinoprotein dehydrogenase-associated SoxYZ-like carrier, whose translation MIRLIPIGVLFALMMAFSPAMPAYAGDDDPWPGIAKDLFEGRTIEENSQIVLDAPYRAEDAGVVPISVKLPADLAEQVSKLTLVIDKNPMPVVAAFTFGAGAGNGDRIISTRVRFDMYSNLRAIAETKDGKLLMVSRFVKAAGGCSAPALKDADQALANLGKMQVKMFGDDQSKGSSAPMREAQLMIRHPNYSGMQMNQLTGYYIPAKYIQEIEVKRGDELVFKIEAGISLSEDPNIRFTYGAGSAGEGIEVTAKDSDGNVFTGHATPKNS comes from the coding sequence ATGATTCGCCTCATCCCGATCGGAGTTCTATTTGCATTGATGATGGCGTTTTCGCCAGCAATGCCTGCGTATGCCGGCGACGACGATCCATGGCCAGGGATTGCCAAGGATCTGTTCGAAGGCCGCACGATTGAGGAGAACTCCCAAATCGTGCTCGACGCGCCTTATCGCGCGGAGGATGCCGGCGTCGTTCCGATTTCGGTAAAGCTGCCAGCCGATCTCGCCGAGCAGGTCTCGAAGCTCACGCTCGTCATCGATAAGAACCCGATGCCAGTGGTCGCTGCCTTCACATTCGGCGCAGGCGCCGGAAATGGTGATCGCATTATTTCCACCCGTGTCCGGTTCGACATGTACTCCAACCTGCGCGCCATCGCCGAAACCAAGGATGGGAAATTGCTGATGGTGAGCCGCTTCGTGAAAGCGGCCGGAGGCTGCTCGGCTCCCGCGCTGAAGGATGCCGATCAGGCGCTCGCCAATCTCGGCAAGATGCAGGTGAAGATGTTTGGTGACGATCAATCCAAGGGCTCTTCTGCTCCAATGAGAGAAGCCCAGCTCATGATCCGCCATCCGAACTACTCTGGTATGCAGATGAACCAGCTCACCGGCTATTACATCCCGGCAAAGTATATTCAGGAAATCGAGGTGAAACGCGGCGACGAGTTGGTCTTCAAGATCGAAGCTGGCATTTCACTCTCGGAAGATCCCAACATTCGCTTCACCTACGGCGCAGGCTCGGCTGGCGAGGGCATTGAAGTCACCGCGAAGGATTCCGACGGCAACGTCTTCACGGGTCATGCGACGCCGAAGAACTCCTGA
- a CDS encoding quinoprotein dehydrogenase-associated SoxYZ-like carrier, with protein sequence MKVYPLSLTAVLGAALMAFALIAAPAFAQDDDEAAEPPGWNGIKKEFYDGREIDEASTKIVVEAPDKADDAAVVPVTVYINADVADNIKTLRIFIDNNPMPLVGAFTFGRAAGIGPKTISTRVRFDSFSYIRAVVETEDGKVHMGAHFVQAAGGCSSSALKDVTTAAAHAGQMQIKKISSGPRFASQKNQSMVTAEAQVMLRHPNFSGMQMDPVTGQYIPAKYVRELDVKRGDEVVFHMEAGISLSTNPNIRFTYGSIDNDILNATASDSDGATFSATSANNS encoded by the coding sequence ATGAAGGTATACCCGTTGAGCCTGACGGCTGTGTTGGGAGCAGCGCTGATGGCGTTCGCTTTGATTGCGGCACCCGCATTCGCACAAGACGACGATGAAGCCGCCGAGCCGCCGGGATGGAACGGCATCAAGAAAGAATTCTACGATGGCCGTGAGATTGATGAGGCCTCTACCAAGATCGTCGTGGAAGCCCCAGACAAAGCCGACGACGCCGCTGTCGTTCCGGTGACTGTGTACATCAACGCCGACGTTGCCGATAACATCAAAACGCTGCGCATTTTCATCGACAACAATCCGATGCCGTTGGTTGGTGCGTTCACGTTCGGCCGCGCAGCAGGCATCGGACCAAAGACGATCTCGACGCGCGTGCGCTTCGACAGCTTCTCTTATATCCGCGCCGTCGTCGAAACCGAGGATGGTAAGGTTCACATGGGGGCTCACTTCGTGCAGGCCGCCGGAGGCTGTTCCTCATCGGCGCTGAAAGACGTAACGACGGCAGCCGCCCACGCAGGTCAGATGCAGATCAAGAAAATCTCCAGTGGACCGCGTTTTGCGTCGCAAAAAAATCAGTCCATGGTTACCGCCGAAGCCCAAGTTATGCTCCGCCACCCGAACTTTTCAGGAATGCAGATGGATCCTGTAACGGGTCAGTACATCCCTGCGAAATATGTTCGTGAACTGGACGTCAAGCGCGGTGACGAGGTGGTTTTTCACATGGAAGCCGGAATCTCGCTGTCTACGAACCCTAACATCCGATTCACTTACGGTTCCATCGACAACGACATCCTGAATGCGACGGCCTCCGACTCCGATGGAGCGACCTTTAGCGCGACATCGGCAAACAATTCTTGA